In the genome of Persephonella sp. KM09-Lau-8, one region contains:
- a CDS encoding M3 family metallopeptidase produces the protein MAAVFPEFTINDENLDQQKELVLNQIKQNKEKLQQLLKIENKTYQNFVKPYQLMHVKLGILFSPISHLNYVKNSPKTQEVYTALLPVITEYYTELGQNEELYKAFKEIYEKEKNTLNQEQRKVLEDAIRDFELSGVNLKGEKREKVKQINIKLSQLQNQFAQNLLNATDSYEMIIEDYEDVKELPETELKAAQQERDGKIVYRFTLHQPSYIAYMTYGSNREKREELYRAYVTRAPENDKILEEILALRYEKAKLLGFNNYAELSLATKMAQSPSQVLDFLYDLARKSKPQAEKEYEELNNYAKKLGLKDDLQAYDFSYYAEKLKKEKYNVNDEEYKPYFEKNRVIKGLFDFLNKLFKLEFEEVNVPVWHPSVNVYHIYKNSELIGRLYLDLEAREGKRDGAWMDEWVAHHEDEEGNVIKPVAFIVANFSPATEDTPSLLRPYDVETLFHEMGHALHHLVSKVREPFVSGIAGVEWDAVEFPSQFLEQFAYEPSVLKTFAFHYKTGEPIPEDMIDRLKNAKNFLSAMAMVRQLEFAIFDMLIHMDRYTAKDVQEILNKVREEVSVIKPPEYNKFQWSFSHIFAGGYAAGYYSYKWAEVLSADAYFMFVDNGIYNDDVAESFYEEILTKGGSRPAMELFKNFAGREPDTDALLKLSGIKYS, from the coding sequence ATGGCAGCAGTATTTCCCGAATTTACCATAAATGATGAAAACTTAGACCAGCAGAAAGAATTAGTTTTAAATCAGATAAAACAGAATAAAGAAAAACTGCAGCAGCTTTTAAAAATAGAAAACAAAACATACCAGAACTTTGTAAAACCATATCAGCTTATGCATGTAAAACTGGGGATTTTATTCTCCCCTATTTCCCATCTAAACTATGTTAAAAACTCTCCAAAAACACAGGAAGTTTATACGGCACTACTACCTGTTATAACCGAATATTACACAGAACTGGGACAGAATGAGGAGCTTTACAAAGCCTTCAAAGAAATATACGAGAAAGAAAAGAACACACTTAATCAAGAGCAAAGAAAAGTTCTTGAAGATGCTATAAGAGATTTTGAGCTATCCGGTGTAAATCTAAAAGGTGAAAAAAGGGAAAAAGTCAAACAGATAAACATCAAACTCTCCCAGCTACAAAACCAGTTTGCCCAGAACCTTCTCAATGCCACCGACAGCTATGAGATGATTATTGAAGACTACGAAGATGTAAAAGAACTGCCAGAAACAGAGCTTAAAGCAGCACAGCAGGAAAGAGATGGAAAAATAGTTTACAGATTTACCCTGCACCAGCCATCTTATATAGCATATATGACCTATGGTTCAAACAGGGAAAAAAGGGAAGAATTATACAGGGCTTATGTAACAAGAGCCCCTGAAAATGATAAAATCCTTGAAGAAATTCTTGCTCTAAGATATGAAAAGGCAAAACTTCTTGGATTTAACAACTATGCAGAGCTTTCCCTTGCCACAAAAATGGCACAATCTCCATCTCAGGTTTTGGATTTTCTTTATGATCTTGCCAGAAAAAGCAAGCCTCAGGCTGAAAAGGAATATGAAGAATTAAACAACTACGCTAAAAAGTTAGGCCTAAAAGACGACCTGCAGGCTTATGATTTTTCGTACTACGCAGAAAAACTCAAAAAAGAAAAATACAATGTAAATGATGAGGAATACAAACCTTATTTTGAGAAAAATCGGGTAATCAAAGGTCTTTTTGATTTTCTTAACAAACTATTCAAACTGGAATTTGAGGAAGTGAACGTTCCTGTATGGCATCCATCTGTTAATGTTTATCATATTTACAAAAACAGTGAGTTAATAGGCAGACTTTATCTTGACCTTGAGGCAAGGGAAGGGAAAAGAGATGGAGCCTGGATGGATGAGTGGGTGGCACACCACGAAGATGAAGAAGGAAATGTTATAAAACCAGTTGCATTTATTGTTGCCAACTTTTCGCCTGCCACAGAAGATACACCATCCCTTCTTAGACCCTATGATGTGGAGACACTTTTTCATGAAATGGGGCATGCACTTCACCATCTTGTAAGCAAAGTAAGAGAACCTTTTGTAAGCGGAATAGCAGGTGTTGAATGGGATGCTGTGGAATTTCCATCCCAGTTTCTTGAACAATTTGCCTATGAACCATCTGTCTTAAAAACATTTGCATTCCATTACAAAACAGGAGAACCTATTCCAGAAGATATGATAGACAGGCTAAAAAATGCCAAAAACTTCTTATCTGCAATGGCAATGGTTCGTCAGCTGGAGTTTGCAATATTTGATATGCTCATACATATGGACAGATATACTGCAAAAGATGTTCAGGAAATACTTAATAAAGTCAGGGAAGAGGTATCAGTTATAAAACCACCAGAATACAACAAATTCCAGTGGAGTTTTAGCCATATATTTGCCGGTGGATATGCAGCCGGTTATTACAGCTACAAATGGGCAGAAGTTTTATCTGCTGATGCTTACTTTATGTTTGTGGATAACGGCATATACAACGATGATGTGGCAGAAAGTTTTTATGAAGAAATTTTAACTAAAGGTGGTAGCAGACCTGCAATGGAACTGTTCAAAAACTTTGCAGGCAGAGAACCTGACACAGATGCACTGCTGAAACTAAGCGGAATAAAATACAGCTAA
- a CDS encoding dihydroorotate dehydrogenase, which yields MESPVKPLDTPLSFELFGIKFKNPVWTASGCFSYGLEVAENLYDISKLGAVVVKGLSYRSREGNPPQRIVETPCGMLNSIGLQNPGVKYFAENILPKLREYDTVIIANVFGEDEEEYLKVAEFLDKTDGVHALELNVSCPNVKKGGIAFGSDPETLYSLVKKLKNTTSKPLMVKLSPNITDITETAQACIEAKADGLVLINTLLGMAIDVEKEEPIIAMKTGGLSGPAILPVAVRMIYQVYEKFGASVPIIGVGGITTAQDALQHILAGAVAVQIGTANFYDPYAPLKVIDGLQQHINKKGYSHILELTGKAHKLKIR from the coding sequence TTGGAAAGTCCAGTAAAGCCTCTTGATACACCACTTTCTTTTGAACTTTTTGGTATAAAGTTCAAAAATCCTGTCTGGACTGCTTCAGGATGCTTTTCCTATGGACTGGAAGTTGCAGAAAACCTTTATGATATAAGCAAATTAGGTGCGGTTGTCGTTAAAGGACTTTCTTATAGATCCCGTGAGGGAAATCCACCCCAGCGTATAGTGGAAACTCCATGTGGAATGCTTAACTCTATAGGTCTTCAAAATCCGGGAGTTAAATATTTTGCAGAAAATATACTTCCTAAACTCAGAGAATACGATACTGTTATTATTGCAAATGTGTTTGGTGAGGATGAAGAAGAATACCTAAAAGTTGCAGAATTTCTGGACAAAACAGACGGAGTTCATGCCTTAGAACTAAACGTTTCATGCCCTAATGTTAAAAAAGGTGGTATAGCCTTTGGCTCAGACCCGGAAACCCTGTATTCCCTTGTAAAAAAGCTGAAAAATACCACCTCAAAACCATTAATGGTAAAACTCAGCCCGAACATCACAGATATAACAGAAACTGCACAGGCATGTATTGAAGCAAAAGCAGATGGCCTTGTCCTGATAAATACACTGCTTGGAATGGCAATAGATGTGGAAAAAGAGGAACCTATTATAGCAATGAAGACAGGAGGTCTCTCAGGCCCTGCTATCTTGCCAGTGGCCGTTAGAATGATTTATCAGGTTTATGAAAAATTTGGAGCTTCTGTCCCAATAATAGGAGTAGGCGGGATAACTACTGCACAGGATGCCCTCCAGCATATACTTGCAGGTGCTGTTGCTGTTCAGATAGGAACGGCAAACTTTTATGACCCGTATGCACCATTGAAGGTAATTGATGGCCTTCAACAACACATAAATAAAAAAGGATATTCCCATATCCTTGAGCTTACAGGAAAAGCACATAAATTAAAAATTAGATAA
- a CDS encoding polysaccharide deacetylase family protein produces the protein MKNNVFIIFYHKILPRWGHSKAVSTFKWEMSILKEHFNVITLEDVYEYLTTDKWPDKPSVVISFDDGYLDNYVYAYPVLKQLGLKATIFPISSRIIKEDIKRPTLEDYWQGKVSKSQLHKPKTMAEANYEFLSTGRSEDFLSITELNAMKDVFDIYGHAKVHAKVFYSEEIIDFYDGENGHWSNIYAYGYSTDFSQLDEPKIGYPLFPDRNNLAVRRGYLKKEVKEFINSLGECFFNRKNWKEELKEELYTNFRSFLDFETEEKRRERVKKELTEAKQELEEMIGEKVRFFSYPFGHYDETLVDIASEIYDASFTTEKDIIRKGQNLQKLPRIEIAKDFPAFLSKIIKFSFK, from the coding sequence ATGAAAAATAATGTGTTTATTATCTTCTACCATAAAATACTTCCCAGATGGGGGCACTCAAAAGCTGTTTCCACATTCAAATGGGAGATGTCTATTCTAAAAGAGCATTTTAATGTAATAACCCTTGAGGATGTTTATGAATACTTAACCACAGACAAATGGCCTGATAAACCCTCTGTTGTAATATCCTTTGATGATGGTTATCTGGATAACTATGTTTATGCCTATCCTGTTTTAAAACAGCTTGGTCTAAAAGCAACCATATTCCCAATCAGTTCCAGAATAATAAAAGAAGATATAAAAAGGCCTACCCTTGAGGATTACTGGCAGGGAAAAGTTTCCAAATCCCAGCTCCATAAACCAAAAACAATGGCCGAAGCCAATTATGAATTTTTGTCAACAGGTAGGTCAGAGGACTTTCTATCTATAACTGAACTTAATGCAATGAAGGATGTTTTTGATATATACGGACATGCAAAAGTTCATGCAAAAGTTTTTTACTCAGAAGAAATAATAGACTTTTATGACGGAGAAAATGGACACTGGAGTAATATATACGCTTACGGATACTCAACAGATTTTTCACAACTTGATGAGCCTAAAATCGGATACCCACTTTTTCCTGATAGAAATAATCTGGCAGTGAGAAGAGGATATTTAAAAAAAGAAGTAAAAGAGTTTATAAATTCCCTTGGGGAATGTTTTTTCAACAGGAAAAACTGGAAAGAGGAATTAAAAGAAGAACTATATACAAACTTCCGTTCATTTCTTGATTTTGAAACAGAGGAAAAAAGAAGAGAAAGAGTCAAAAAAGAACTTACAGAGGCAAAACAAGAGCTGGAAGAGATGATAGGAGAAAAAGTCAGATTTTTTTCCTATCCATTTGGCCATTACGACGAAACATTGGTAGATATCGCCTCTGAGATATACGATGCTTCATTTACAACAGAAAAAGATATTATCAGAAAAGGACAAAACCTACAAAAACTACCCCGTATAGAGATAGCAAAAGATTTTCCAGCATTTCTATCTAAAATAATAAAATTCTCATTTAAATAA
- a CDS encoding glycosyltransferase, with translation MKILQVVDGYGWGGTKEQVYLTTRELKKAGVDVHIALSFQYEEMVKKLKPYNVPIHYFENHIKNARYRWENYKRLIKIIDENRFDIVIGNSPHAFDYVRIAKIFLKTKPKIINVKRSGRLPSALSKYLKYSAADKIVVVSKNVEKYLRENNFLPEKLVTIESGIDLDRFKPEPEKKQVLRKSLGLPLDKKIFINVANWNPEVKGQDKLIETFLKADIKDAILVLVGKDTDKNASGISDRVIGLGFRTDVPQLLNAADYFVLSSYLEGIAGALLQAMATGKVVLSTLAGGIDEYLIDGYNGFSVPVGDFEVLGKKMREMVNLPEDKYKEISENAIKTAQNYSIKNTTQKYIKLFEEMLHEK, from the coding sequence TTGAAAATCCTTCAGGTTGTTGATGGATACGGTTGGGGTGGAACAAAGGAACAGGTTTATCTGACTACAAGGGAGCTAAAAAAAGCAGGGGTAGATGTCCATATTGCTCTCTCCTTTCAATATGAAGAGATGGTAAAAAAGCTAAAACCTTATAATGTTCCTATCCATTATTTTGAGAATCACATAAAAAATGCCAGATACAGATGGGAAAACTACAAAAGGCTAATCAAAATTATAGATGAAAACAGATTTGATATTGTTATAGGAAACTCTCCCCATGCATTTGATTATGTAAGGATAGCCAAGATTTTTCTTAAAACAAAGCCTAAAATAATAAATGTAAAGCGTTCCGGCAGACTTCCTTCGGCACTTTCAAAATACCTTAAATATTCTGCAGCAGACAAAATTGTTGTTGTTTCAAAAAATGTGGAAAAGTATCTCAGGGAAAATAATTTCCTCCCTGAAAAACTTGTAACCATAGAAAGTGGTATAGACCTTGATAGATTTAAACCTGAACCGGAAAAAAAACAGGTACTCAGGAAATCCCTTGGATTACCGTTAGACAAGAAGATATTTATAAATGTTGCCAACTGGAATCCTGAGGTTAAAGGGCAGGATAAGCTGATAGAAACATTTTTAAAAGCAGATATAAAAGATGCTATTCTTGTTCTGGTAGGAAAAGATACAGATAAAAATGCTTCAGGAATTTCTGACAGGGTTATCGGACTCGGATTTAGAACAGATGTGCCACAGCTTTTAAATGCAGCAGATTATTTTGTTCTGTCATCATATCTTGAAGGTATAGCAGGGGCTCTGCTTCAAGCTATGGCCACTGGTAAAGTGGTTTTATCAACACTTGCAGGTGGTATAGATGAGTATCTAATAGATGGTTATAATGGATTTTCTGTTCCTGTAGGAGATTTTGAGGTACTTGGGAAGAAAATGAGAGAAATGGTAAATCTTCCTGAAGATAAATACAAAGAGATATCTGAAAATGCCATAAAAACAGCACAAAACTACTCTATAAAAAACACAACCCAGAAATACATAAAACTATTTGAGGAAATGCTACATGAAAAATAA
- a CDS encoding SDR family NAD(P)-dependent oxidoreductase: protein MQAKGTQTILVTGAAGFIGWRTARFLLESGFKVVGIDNMNNYYDVRLKEWRKKDLEKYENFRFFEVDIENLGALRVLFDNFDFDAVLNLAARAGVRYSMENPHVYLQTNAQGTLNLLEMMKEKGIKKMVLASTSSLYAGQPMPFKETLPVNTPISPYAASKKAAEVMAYTYHHLYDMDITVVRYFTVYGPAGRPDMSIFRFIKWIDEGTPIKLFGDGSQARDFTYVDDIAKGTILAMKPLGYEIINLGGGKNPISLKTIIEKIENLLGKKAKIEYKPFHKADMKETWADIEKAEQLLGWKPEIDIDEGLKRTVEWYLENKDWLKDIRLEEGVQNI from the coding sequence ATGCAAGCAAAAGGGACACAGACCATTCTTGTAACAGGTGCAGCAGGGTTTATAGGCTGGAGAACAGCAAGATTTCTACTTGAAAGTGGCTTCAAGGTTGTCGGAATAGACAATATGAACAACTACTATGATGTCCGCTTAAAGGAATGGAGAAAAAAAGACCTTGAAAAGTATGAAAATTTCAGATTTTTTGAGGTTGATATAGAAAATTTAGGAGCTTTAAGGGTTCTGTTTGATAATTTTGATTTTGATGCTGTTTTAAACCTTGCGGCAAGGGCTGGTGTCAGGTATTCAATGGAAAACCCCCATGTATATCTCCAGACTAATGCTCAGGGAACATTAAATCTTCTTGAGATGATGAAAGAAAAAGGCATTAAAAAGATGGTGCTCGCTTCCACTTCTTCCCTTTATGCAGGACAACCTATGCCCTTTAAAGAAACTCTCCCTGTAAACACCCCAATATCTCCTTATGCAGCATCAAAAAAAGCTGCAGAAGTAATGGCTTATACATATCATCATCTTTATGATATGGATATTACCGTTGTTAGATATTTTACCGTTTATGGTCCTGCCGGAAGACCGGATATGAGTATTTTTAGATTTATTAAATGGATAGATGAAGGCACCCCTATAAAGCTGTTTGGAGATGGCTCACAGGCAAGGGATTTTACCTATGTGGATGATATTGCAAAGGGAACAATACTGGCAATGAAGCCTTTAGGATACGAAATCATAAATCTGGGTGGTGGGAAAAATCCTATATCCTTAAAAACGATAATTGAAAAAATAGAAAACCTACTTGGTAAAAAAGCAAAAATAGAATATAAACCATTCCATAAAGCCGATATGAAGGAAACCTGGGCAGATATTGAAAAAGCAGAACAGCTCCTTGGATGGAAACCTGAAATAGATATAGATGAGGGACTTAAAAGAACTGTTGAATGGTATCTGGAAAACAAAGACTGGCTGAAGGATATAAGATTAGAAGAGGGTGTCCAGAATATTTAA
- a CDS encoding SBBP repeat-containing protein: MKARTKFTYFLIMFFSFFLFENALSTVKQNVQFSAEKKKEVCKELNKIVIPFIENQGQISKEVLFYAKTFGGTVFVTQKGEIVYNLPSKDMKITVIRETLLNSKTNFVQGLEKAKAKVNYFIGNDKKKWKTGIPTYNLVSLGEVYKGIELKLKAHGNNIEKLFFIKPGSEVSQIKLKIDGAKNLRIDKQGHLEVETQLGIVKFTKPVAFQEINGKKVKVAVEYQILSKNSYSFKVGKYDKKKELIIDPLLASTYLGGSDSDRLTAIVLDSSGNVIVAGWSMSSDYFIYGGTAYNANGDVVVTKLTNDLRVVLGSTFIGGSNDEKAFALAIDSSDNVFVTGYTYSTDYPMAGTPYDNSPNGYRDIFLTKLSNDLGNITASTYIGGANTQDVAYGIAIDSSDNVFITGYADGIIDYPTTAGAYDPTPKTTFWPYYETIVSKFSNDLSQLLASTYLSGNDPNEVDEQKGKAITIDSSGNIYIVGYSGNADYPTTAGAYDSSYNGGFDAVVSVLSNDLSSLIASTFIGSQGNDVANGIALDTSGNIYITGYTNNSNYPVTTGATLKGARDIIVSKLSNNLKQLLASTVLGSRGNDRGYAIAVDSSDNVYVTGYAGNFDYPTTEGEYFNNADVVVTKLDSNLSNILASRFLGGWDYEEASAIVLDSSNNIYIAGYTKSANYPTTSRAFEYYYNGGSFDGFVSKLDLTTYSLTINKSGSGAGIVIDSESGIYCGNDCNESYTPSTEVKLYAFIDADSKFSGWGGDCSSCGSFSTCRITIDSNKVCSASFESTTKEEATTGDSGGDGGCSMASNPVSLQSALVNIFIWLTAFGVFFIRKFRN; encoded by the coding sequence ATGAAAGCCAGAACAAAATTTACCTACTTTCTGATTATGTTTTTCTCCTTTTTTCTGTTTGAAAATGCTTTATCAACAGTGAAACAAAATGTTCAATTTTCAGCTGAGAAAAAGAAAGAGGTATGTAAGGAATTAAACAAAATCGTCATCCCATTTATTGAAAATCAGGGTCAAATTTCCAAAGAAGTTCTGTTCTATGCAAAAACATTTGGAGGAACTGTATTTGTAACACAAAAAGGTGAAATAGTCTATAACCTACCATCAAAAGATATGAAAATTACTGTTATCAGGGAAACCTTACTTAATTCAAAAACAAACTTCGTTCAAGGATTGGAAAAAGCAAAAGCAAAAGTTAATTACTTTATCGGTAATGATAAGAAAAAATGGAAAACAGGTATCCCAACATATAATCTTGTGAGCTTAGGAGAAGTGTACAAAGGTATTGAACTGAAGTTAAAAGCCCACGGAAATAATATTGAAAAGCTGTTTTTCATAAAACCGGGTTCAGAAGTCAGTCAGATTAAACTAAAAATCGATGGAGCAAAAAATTTAAGAATTGATAAACAAGGACATCTGGAAGTTGAAACACAGCTTGGAATAGTTAAATTTACAAAACCAGTGGCTTTTCAGGAAATAAACGGTAAAAAGGTAAAAGTAGCAGTAGAATATCAAATTCTTTCAAAAAATAGCTATTCTTTTAAAGTTGGGAAGTATGATAAAAAGAAAGAATTAATCATAGACCCTCTTTTAGCCTCAACTTATCTTGGAGGTAGTGATTCAGACAGATTAACTGCAATAGTTCTTGACTCTTCTGGAAATGTAATCGTTGCAGGTTGGAGTATGAGTTCAGATTACTTTATTTATGGTGGCACAGCATATAATGCTAACGGAGACGTCGTTGTTACAAAATTAACAAATGATTTAAGAGTTGTGTTAGGTTCAACATTTATAGGTGGGAGTAACGATGAAAAAGCATTTGCTTTAGCTATTGATTCTTCTGATAATGTTTTTGTTACAGGATATACATATTCTACTGATTATCCTATGGCAGGAACTCCTTATGATAATTCACCCAATGGTTATAGAGATATTTTCCTAACAAAATTATCTAATGATTTAGGAAATATAACAGCTTCAACTTACATAGGTGGTGCTAATACACAAGATGTTGCTTACGGAATAGCCATTGATTCTTCTGATAATGTATTTATTACAGGTTATGCAGATGGAATAATAGATTATCCAACAACAGCTGGTGCTTATGATCCAACTCCAAAAACAACATTTTGGCCTTATTATGAAACTATAGTTTCAAAGTTTTCAAATGATTTAAGCCAGCTTTTAGCTTCAACTTATCTAAGTGGAAATGATCCTAACGAAGTGGATGAACAAAAAGGGAAAGCTATAACAATAGACAGTTCTGGAAATATTTACATAGTAGGATATTCTGGAAATGCAGACTATCCAACAACTGCAGGAGCATATGACAGTTCATATAATGGTGGATTTGATGCGGTTGTATCTGTTCTGAGCAATGATTTGTCATCTTTGATAGCTTCTACATTTATCGGAAGTCAGGGAAACGATGTAGCAAACGGAATTGCCCTTGACACCTCTGGAAATATTTACATTACAGGATATACAAATAACAGTAACTACCCTGTAACAACAGGAGCAACATTAAAAGGTGCGAGAGATATTATAGTTTCAAAATTATCTAACAATTTAAAACAACTTTTGGCTTCAACTGTGCTTGGTAGCAGAGGAAATGACAGAGGTTATGCAATTGCAGTAGATTCGTCAGATAACGTTTATGTTACAGGCTATGCTGGTAATTTTGATTATCCAACAACAGAAGGTGAATATTTTAATAATGCAGATGTAGTTGTTACAAAACTTGATAGTAATCTTTCAAATATTTTAGCTTCAAGATTTTTAGGTGGCTGGGATTATGAAGAAGCATCTGCAATTGTTCTTGATTCCTCTAACAACATATATATTGCAGGCTATACAAAATCTGCAAATTACCCAACAACTTCGAGAGCTTTTGAGTATTATTACAATGGCGGAAGTTTTGATGGTTTTGTTTCTAAATTAGATTTAACAACATATTCATTAACGATTAATAAATCAGGCTCTGGAGCCGGAATTGTAATTGATTCTGAATCTGGAATTTATTGTGGAAATGATTGTAATGAAAGTTATACACCTTCCACAGAAGTTAAACTTTATGCTTTCATAGATGCCGATTCAAAATTTTCAGGCTGGGGCGGAGATTGTTCATCCTGCGGTTCGTTTTCTACCTGTAGGATTACAATAGACTCTAACAAGGTATGTTCTGCCTCTTTTGAAAGCACAACAAAGGAAGAAGCTACCACCGGTGATAGTGGTGGAGACGGAGGATGTTCTATGGCATCAAACCCTGTAAGTTTACAATCTGCCTTAGTAAATATCTTTATCTGGTTGACCGCTTTTGGAGTGTTTTTTATAAGAAAGTTTAGAAATTAA
- the recO gene encoding DNA repair protein RecO — protein MEFVKDEGIVLRKSLAGDYDLSITVYFRKYGKENIYIPKGQLLKSPFLHATEPFSWFYGVYFKRKEKFFIKELDRSKSLGLEIAKDINKLKTGFEILNIFNKYVIFPDEKVFILLKKSLYYLTTDIDTDLFRLNFLAKLIYLSGIYPELNQCVRCSTKINQYNYGFLSINEGGVVCKKCSKKRDTLTYNDIKNLRLLKNIKFQSLNKLKPISTPKLENFLKDYLSKNL, from the coding sequence ATGGAGTTTGTAAAAGATGAAGGAATAGTTTTAAGGAAATCGCTGGCAGGGGATTATGACCTTTCTATAACTGTTTATTTCCGCAAGTATGGGAAAGAAAATATCTATATCCCAAAAGGACAGCTTTTAAAATCTCCTTTTTTACATGCAACGGAGCCTTTCTCCTGGTTTTATGGGGTATATTTCAAAAGAAAAGAAAAGTTTTTTATAAAGGAATTAGACCGTTCAAAAAGTCTTGGCCTTGAGATAGCAAAGGATATAAACAAACTAAAAACCGGGTTTGAAATTCTTAATATTTTTAACAAGTATGTAATTTTCCCAGATGAAAAAGTTTTTATCTTACTGAAAAAAAGCCTTTATTATCTTACGACTGATATAGATACAGACCTTTTCCGTCTAAATTTTCTGGCTAAGCTGATTTACCTGTCTGGTATTTATCCTGAGCTCAACCAGTGTGTTAGATGTTCTACAAAAATAAACCAGTATAATTACGGCTTTTTATCAATAAATGAAGGTGGGGTTGTTTGCAAGAAATGTTCTAAAAAAAGAGATACATTAACTTATAATGATATTAAAAATCTAAGACTCCTAAAAAATATAAAATTCCAGAGCCTAAACAAGCTAAAGCCTATTTCCACACCTAAACTTGAGAATTTTCTGAAAGATTATTTATCTAAAAATCTATAA